One stretch of Pelmatolapia mariae isolate MD_Pm_ZW linkage group LG3_W, Pm_UMD_F_2, whole genome shotgun sequence DNA includes these proteins:
- the med11 gene encoding mediator of RNA polymerase II transcription subunit 11, with translation MANDRLRALEDVEKEIAMVLQCAGNIVLELSKDKHNASFLDRQLIQFQNSVSRVENELSAQIRYLTQVATGQPHEGSTYSARKDCQMALNRAEYAKVKLGELGRTCEVMLEQQQQQT, from the exons ATGGCTAATGACAGGCTCAGAGCGCTGGAGGATGTGGAGAAGGAGATAGCGATGGTGCTGCAGTGTGCCG GTAATATTGTTCTTGAACTCTCCAAAGATAAACACAATGCCAGCTTCCTGGACAGACAGCTCATCCAGTTCCAGAACTCAGTCAGCCGAGTGGAGAACGAACTAAGTGCCCAGATCCGCTACCTTACACAG gTAGCGACTGGTCAGCCACATGAAGGTTCTACCTATTCAGCCAGGAAGGACTGTCAGATGGCACTGAACCGAGCTGAGTATGCCAAGGTCAAACTGGGAGAACTGGGACGCACCTGTGAAGTCAtgctggagcagcagcagcagcagacatgA